In Tessaracoccus flavus, the following are encoded in one genomic region:
- the rsmI gene encoding 16S rRNA (cytidine(1402)-2'-O)-methyltransferase produces the protein MHCGALILAGTPIGSSTDASTTLRETLSSADVIAAEDTRKFLTLTRRLGVETTAKVVSYFEGNEASRTPELVRAIDEGQRVVLVTDAGMPSVSDPGYRLVVACVEAGLRVTAVPGPSAVLTALAVSGLPVDRFCFEGFLPRKSGERRRRLAALAREERTMVFFEAPHRLADFLTDAAAELGADRRGAVCRELTKPYEEVVRDGLADLAAWAADGVRGEVTVVVEGAPPSSTSPDEALALVRDAIAGGAKLSAAVADVAAVTGANRKQLYAAALADKEKK, from the coding sequence ATGCACTGCGGAGCCCTGATCCTCGCTGGCACCCCCATCGGGTCGTCCACGGACGCGAGCACCACGCTCCGAGAGACCCTCAGCTCCGCCGACGTCATCGCTGCCGAGGACACGAGGAAGTTCCTGACGCTCACCCGCCGGCTCGGCGTGGAGACGACGGCGAAGGTCGTCAGCTATTTCGAGGGCAACGAGGCCTCCCGCACTCCCGAGCTGGTGCGGGCGATCGACGAGGGCCAGCGCGTCGTGCTCGTGACCGACGCCGGCATGCCGTCGGTCAGCGACCCCGGCTACCGCCTCGTCGTCGCCTGCGTCGAGGCGGGGCTCCGCGTGACCGCCGTGCCGGGCCCGTCGGCGGTCCTCACCGCGCTGGCCGTCTCGGGGCTCCCGGTCGACCGGTTCTGTTTCGAGGGGTTCCTGCCCCGGAAGTCGGGAGAGCGCCGACGCCGCCTGGCCGCCCTCGCCAGGGAGGAGCGGACCATGGTGTTCTTCGAGGCCCCGCACCGGCTGGCCGACTTCCTCACCGACGCCGCCGCGGAGCTCGGAGCCGACCGCCGCGGGGCCGTCTGCCGCGAACTGACCAAGCCGTACGAGGAGGTGGTCCGCGACGGGCTGGCCGACCTCGCCGCGTGGGCCGCTGATGGTGTGCGCGGGGAGGTGACGGTGGTCGTCGAGGGTGCGCCGCCGTCGTCGACGAGCCCGGACGAGGCGCTGGCGCTGGTGCGCGACGCCATCGCGGGGGGCGCGAAGCTCTCCGCGGCGGTGGCGGACGTGGCCGCGGTGACGGGCGCCAACCGCAAGCAGCTGTACGCTGCGGCACTGGCGGACAAGGAGAAGAAGTGA
- a CDS encoding dolichyl-phosphate-mannose--protein mannosyltransferase codes for MAFALRVWNVGYPAKILFDETYYAKEAWGILHSGYERKWGEDANAQIAEGDLSGFLDAPSYVVHPPLGKMLIALGEWGFGMTPFGWRISAVVFGTLLVFFTIRLARRLSRSTLVGAMAGLILTFDGLAFVMSRLALLDVFQATFAVAAVSALVADRDWFRHKLADHLRSIGEPDLGGRFGPLLLWRPWRVLAGVLFGASCAVKWNSIFMVAAFGILVVFWDLGARRLAGAGRKQWWSLAIDAPAAFVQLVVVAVPVYIASWFRWLTTDGGYYRQWGVENPDDPVVQRVGAALGALWHYHHEAYNFHTGEKMMQEATHPYEAHPAGWLFMIRPIGIEAVNGIEPGTDGCDAVGTTCLRIISAMGTPLLWWFAAAAIAAAVVWWILGRDWRFGVPLLGIASTYLPWFRYADRPLFFFYAIMIIPFSATVLAMALGKILGPVGHPRRRLRAMAVGIVLALIILNFAFIYPILTADLLTKPAWMLRMWLGNAWI; via the coding sequence ATGGCGTTCGCGCTGCGGGTGTGGAACGTCGGGTATCCGGCCAAGATCCTCTTCGACGAGACGTACTACGCCAAGGAGGCGTGGGGCATCCTCCACTCCGGCTACGAGCGGAAATGGGGCGAGGACGCCAATGCGCAGATCGCGGAGGGCGACCTGTCGGGCTTCCTGGACGCGCCCTCCTATGTGGTCCATCCCCCGCTGGGGAAGATGCTCATCGCGCTCGGCGAGTGGGGCTTCGGGATGACCCCGTTCGGGTGGCGCATCTCCGCCGTGGTCTTCGGCACCCTCCTGGTCTTCTTTACGATCCGGTTGGCTCGTCGGCTGTCGCGGTCCACGCTCGTCGGCGCGATGGCCGGCCTGATCCTCACCTTCGACGGGTTGGCGTTCGTGATGAGCCGGCTCGCGCTGCTCGACGTCTTCCAGGCGACCTTCGCCGTCGCGGCTGTCTCGGCGCTGGTCGCCGATCGGGACTGGTTCAGGCACAAGCTCGCCGACCATCTCCGCTCGATCGGCGAGCCGGACCTCGGTGGACGCTTCGGCCCGCTGCTCCTGTGGCGGCCGTGGAGGGTACTTGCCGGGGTACTGTTCGGTGCGTCCTGCGCAGTGAAGTGGAACTCGATCTTCATGGTCGCCGCGTTTGGCATCCTCGTCGTCTTCTGGGACCTGGGGGCTCGGCGCCTCGCCGGGGCCGGGCGGAAGCAGTGGTGGTCGCTCGCCATCGACGCCCCCGCCGCCTTCGTGCAACTGGTGGTGGTCGCCGTCCCCGTCTACATCGCCTCATGGTTCCGCTGGTTGACCACCGACGGCGGCTACTACCGCCAGTGGGGCGTCGAGAATCCAGACGATCCCGTCGTGCAACGGGTCGGCGCCGCGCTGGGGGCGCTCTGGCACTACCACCACGAGGCGTACAACTTCCACACCGGCGAGAAGATGATGCAGGAGGCCACCCACCCCTACGAGGCGCACCCCGCCGGGTGGCTCTTCATGATCCGGCCGATCGGCATCGAGGCGGTCAACGGCATCGAGCCCGGCACGGACGGCTGCGACGCCGTCGGCACCACATGTCTGCGGATCATCTCGGCCATGGGCACTCCGTTGCTGTGGTGGTTCGCGGCGGCGGCCATCGCTGCGGCTGTGGTGTGGTGGATCCTGGGCCGGGACTGGCGGTTCGGTGTGCCCCTGCTCGGCATCGCCTCGACGTATCTGCCCTGGTTCCGCTACGCGGACCGTCCGCTGTTCTTCTTCTACGCGATCATGATCATCCCGTTCAGCGCCACGGTGCTGGCCATGGCGCTGGGCAAAATCTTGGGGCCCGTCGGACATCCGCGCAGACGGCTCCGAGCAATGGCGGTGGGCATCGTCCTGGCCCTCATCATCCTCAACTTCGCGTTCATCTACCCGATCCTGACCGCCGACCTCCTCACCAAGCCCGCCTGGATGCTGCGCATGTGGCTGGGCAACGCCTGGATTTAG
- a CDS encoding FAD-dependent oxidoreductase, with protein sequence MAHDVVVLGATVAGLTASRRLAAEGYDVVVLDPNLELRSAAIGHGVAAIGHASTVANMAHAYGLEAAREHVRRNIAALQEIRTTLPDHDTHTLRDQSLPGGDERETQEIAALYRSQGTQASVAGGPRDATLITEATCVDPAEYASALRTAAVGEGVQVVHGVTVTHLKRKEGVTRVGFRNNLAWARELGSITGAAVIDTLGVSPWGRVARVGPAQWVPVVRCVPGVPVTDVRLHATGPAWMVRPTTEGALVLGQKTSLSAIDESTIELEQWAAEALGAEWMETGRLAIDPSDHGRPVVGASAIPGGFYARGNGRGELMNGTASGYYLATLLLGDDAAPGNALPPLSRMRAYGSRLRRASHRPAE encoded by the coding sequence ATGGCGCATGACGTGGTGGTACTCGGGGCTACTGTTGCCGGGCTGACGGCGTCTCGGCGCCTCGCCGCCGAGGGCTACGACGTCGTGGTCCTCGACCCCAACCTCGAGCTGCGCAGCGCCGCGATCGGCCATGGCGTCGCCGCGATCGGGCACGCGTCGACAGTCGCCAACATGGCCCATGCGTATGGACTTGAGGCGGCCCGGGAGCATGTCCGGCGCAACATCGCCGCGCTGCAGGAGATCCGGACGACCCTGCCCGATCACGACACCCACACGCTCCGGGATCAGTCCCTGCCTGGCGGCGACGAGCGCGAGACGCAGGAGATCGCAGCGCTGTACAGATCGCAGGGCACGCAGGCCTCCGTCGCCGGGGGTCCGCGGGACGCCACGCTGATCACCGAGGCCACCTGCGTCGACCCTGCCGAGTACGCCTCAGCGCTCCGGACCGCCGCCGTGGGCGAGGGTGTCCAGGTGGTCCACGGTGTCACGGTGACGCACCTCAAACGGAAGGAAGGCGTGACGCGCGTCGGCTTCCGCAACAACCTCGCGTGGGCGCGAGAGCTGGGCTCCATCACTGGCGCCGCCGTCATCGACACCCTGGGCGTGAGCCCGTGGGGACGCGTGGCGCGGGTCGGCCCTGCGCAGTGGGTGCCGGTGGTCCGGTGTGTGCCGGGCGTTCCGGTCACCGACGTGCGCCTTCATGCCACCGGCCCCGCCTGGATGGTCCGTCCAACGACGGAAGGCGCTCTGGTCCTGGGGCAGAAGACCTCGCTGTCAGCGATCGACGAGTCGACCATCGAGCTTGAGCAGTGGGCCGCAGAGGCGCTCGGCGCCGAGTGGATGGAGACGGGCCGGCTCGCGATCGATCCGAGTGATCACGGCCGTCCGGTGGTCGGGGCCTCGGCGATCCCCGGCGGCTTCTACGCGCGGGGTAACGGTCGCGGGGAGCTGATGAACGGAACGGCTAGCGGGTACTACCTGGCCACCCTCCTTCTGGGCGACGACGCCGCCCCCGGCAACGCGCTCCCGCCGCTGAGCCGGATGCGCGCCTACGGTTCGCGTCTGCGCCGCGCCTCCCACCGCCCCGCGGAGTGA
- a CDS encoding glycoside hydrolase N-terminal domain-containing protein yields the protein MSRITKSLVAGLSAALIASTAVVTGLMAPQAAAAPQTEQDALVLRYTAPAPLNRWQEQALPIGNGALGASIFGQVTNDEVFLNEKTLWTGGPGVDGYRYGNYPESEIEQRRANLEQVRDTINENGSMTAGAVANLLGQPKLGYGSYQSFGRLQFAFDNGAGTATGYERSLDIDNSIAKVTYTVGQTTFTREYFASYPDNVIVSGALRPMPGSARGAAGGQIRTPPMWVVGRLRSLRVAAQEAK from the coding sequence ATGTCCAGAATTACGAAATCGTTGGTCGCTGGCCTGTCGGCCGCGCTGATCGCGTCGACGGCGGTGGTGACCGGCCTGATGGCGCCGCAGGCCGCCGCCGCGCCGCAGACCGAACAAGACGCGCTCGTGCTGCGCTACACCGCGCCGGCACCGCTCAACCGCTGGCAGGAGCAGGCCCTCCCCATTGGCAACGGGGCGCTGGGCGCGTCCATCTTCGGCCAGGTCACCAACGACGAGGTGTTCCTCAACGAGAAGACGCTGTGGACCGGCGGCCCGGGCGTCGACGGCTACCGGTACGGTAACTACCCCGAGAGCGAGATCGAACAGCGCAGGGCCAACCTCGAGCAGGTGCGCGACACGATCAACGAGAACGGCTCGATGACGGCCGGTGCGGTCGCCAACCTGCTGGGACAGCCGAAGCTCGGCTACGGCTCCTACCAGTCGTTCGGCCGCCTTCAGTTCGCGTTCGACAACGGCGCTGGCACCGCGACCGGGTACGAGCGCTCGCTCGACATCGACAACTCGATCGCCAAGGTGACCTACACCGTCGGGCAGACCACGTTCACCCGCGAGTACTTCGCCTCCTACCCGGACAACGTCATCGTGAGCGGAGCATTGCGGCCAATGCCGGGGTCGGCTCGGGGTGCGGCTGGGGGCCAGATCAGGACCCCCCCGATGTGGGTGGTCGGCCGTCTGCGTAGCCTCAGGGTGGCAGCCCAGGAGGCGAAGTGA
- a CDS encoding ABC transporter ATP-binding protein, with product MSTPTALLSATGVRKSFPIDGSNIEVLHGVDLHITEGEFVAVMGPSGSGKSTLLYAVSGMDPVDAGDVHLAGTELTTLDGDGLADARRELMGFVFQQPTLLKDLPLLDNIVLTSALDKVGTPAERRARAEELMTRAGIWELRDRMTSQVSGGQLQRAGICRALMRRPRIIFGDEPTGALNSTAAGEIMDLLSDLNAEGTTLLVVTHDVRVAARAHRVVFMVDGQVTDELLLDADDEETRVDLVTRRVRELRI from the coding sequence ATGTCCACCCCCACCGCACTGCTGTCCGCGACCGGAGTCCGCAAGAGCTTCCCCATCGACGGCTCGAACATCGAGGTGCTGCACGGCGTCGACCTGCACATCACCGAAGGCGAATTCGTGGCTGTGATGGGCCCCTCGGGCTCAGGCAAGTCGACCCTGCTGTACGCCGTGTCGGGCATGGACCCGGTTGATGCCGGGGACGTCCACCTGGCCGGCACCGAGTTGACCACCCTGGACGGCGACGGACTGGCTGATGCCAGACGCGAATTGATGGGCTTCGTCTTCCAACAGCCGACCCTGCTCAAGGACCTGCCCCTGCTGGACAACATCGTTCTGACCAGTGCACTGGACAAGGTGGGCACCCCGGCCGAACGCCGGGCGCGGGCTGAGGAGTTGATGACCCGGGCCGGCATCTGGGAACTGCGCGACCGGATGACCTCTCAGGTCTCGGGTGGCCAGTTGCAGCGCGCGGGCATCTGCCGGGCACTGATGCGTCGGCCACGCATCATCTTCGGTGACGAGCCGACCGGCGCACTGAACAGCACCGCGGCCGGTGAGATCATGGACCTGCTCAGTGACCTGAACGCCGAGGGAACCACCCTGCTGGTCGTCACCCACGACGTGCGGGTTGCCGCGCGCGCCCATCGGGTGGTGTTCATGGTCGACGGCCAGGTCACCGATGAACTGTTGCTCGATGCTGACGATGAGGAAACCCGCGTCGACCTGGTGACCAGGCGCGTGCGCGAACTCAGGATCTGA
- a CDS encoding putative Ig domain-containing protein, translating to MLQCAGRGRRARLLQRAFLEPSDATYVEVATGQFESTNTNPKTVVFDEPVTTRFVKLTSLSAVGGQAWAHIAELQVRGAAAEAPALLDDPAVEPRVWVSPSSVPVGGSVLVTGGGFAPGEVTVEAGGESVTAVADGFGFVATELTLPAAGQVTVTVSQGDLSASASAEVTAAPATAPVIADLADVSVEVGETVSVQASATGTAPIVFSASGLPAGVAIDPASGVISGEPEAAGSSSVTVTATNEAGSDSTSFTMTVAEAPVVDTTAPAIAAVGPVTGKQGTALSVTFEASDESLPLTYSATGLPAGVSINPSTGVISGTPTGHGVSTATVTVTDAAGNTASTTVRFTIAATAYEFVPTAPYTKPGVHFVNGRQWLTTCEPYSQTQRCRTDIWASVVKKTDTGFVIERGWAFNNLTYLPYMTRAQWASNPLGTPGYFLGTDNAQWRTECDTAATGANACRTYRLTTVYAAHAKPGGGYTFSQSNEWVFNNMVMFRPW from the coding sequence GTGCTGCAGTGCGCCGGCCGAGGCCGACGAGCCCGGCTGTTGCAGCGGGCGTTCCTCGAGCCGTCCGATGCGACGTACGTAGAGGTCGCTACCGGTCAGTTCGAGTCGACGAACACGAACCCGAAGACGGTTGTGTTCGATGAGCCGGTGACCACGCGGTTTGTGAAGTTGACGTCGTTGTCGGCCGTGGGTGGTCAGGCGTGGGCGCACATCGCTGAGCTGCAGGTGCGCGGCGCTGCCGCCGAGGCCCCGGCGTTGCTCGATGATCCGGCGGTGGAGCCGCGGGTGTGGGTGTCGCCGTCGTCGGTCCCGGTCGGCGGGTCGGTGCTGGTCACCGGCGGCGGGTTCGCCCCCGGGGAGGTGACGGTCGAGGCTGGCGGTGAGTCGGTGACGGCCGTTGCCGACGGGTTCGGTTTCGTGGCGACGGAGTTGACGCTTCCTGCTGCGGGTCAGGTGACGGTGACGGTGTCTCAGGGTGACCTGTCGGCGTCGGCGTCGGCGGAGGTGACAGCGGCGCCGGCGACTGCGCCGGTGATCGCGGACCTGGCCGATGTGTCGGTCGAGGTCGGTGAGACCGTGTCGGTGCAGGCGTCGGCCACCGGGACGGCACCGATCGTGTTCTCCGCGTCGGGGCTTCCTGCCGGTGTCGCGATTGATCCGGCGTCTGGTGTGATCAGTGGTGAGCCGGAAGCGGCTGGGTCGTCGTCGGTGACGGTGACGGCCACGAACGAGGCCGGGTCGGATTCGACGTCGTTCACCATGACGGTGGCCGAGGCGCCGGTGGTCGACACCACTGCCCCGGCGATCGCGGCTGTTGGTCCGGTGACGGGGAAGCAGGGCACCGCGCTGTCGGTGACTTTTGAGGCTAGTGACGAGTCGCTGCCGTTGACCTACTCCGCGACGGGGCTGCCGGCAGGGGTGTCGATCAACCCGTCCACCGGTGTCATCTCGGGTACCCCGACCGGGCACGGTGTGTCGACGGCGACCGTCACGGTCACCGATGCCGCCGGGAACACGGCGTCGACGACGGTGCGGTTCACGATCGCCGCGACTGCGTACGAGTTCGTGCCGACCGCGCCGTACACCAAGCCCGGTGTGCATTTCGTCAACGGGCGGCAGTGGCTGACCACGTGTGAGCCGTACTCGCAGACCCAGCGGTGCCGCACCGACATCTGGGCGTCGGTGGTGAAGAAGACCGACACCGGCTTCGTCATCGAGCGGGGGTGGGCGTTCAACAACCTCACCTACCTGCCGTACATGACCCGGGCGCAGTGGGCGTCGAACCCGCTGGGCACGCCTGGCTACTTCCTGGGCACCGATAATGCTCAGTGGCGCACGGAGTGTGACACGGCCGCGACTGGTGCGAATGCGTGCCGGACGTACCGGTTGACGACGGTGTACGCGGCGCACGCGAAGCCGGGTGGCGGGTACACGTTCAGCCAGTCGAACGAGTGGGTGTTCAACAACATGGTGATGTTCCGCCCCTGGTGA
- a CDS encoding flavin reductase family protein has protein sequence MDELQLTFRDAMARVPAPVTVITTMVDGVPIGTTVSAFASLSIAPPMAFLALDNRGGMIGRVRDAGRIGINILAAGQEEIAIRFARRDLPDRFAGLAWHDDHGLPRIDGAVAWLRCEQLQLLPGGDHTVILAHVDDAATAGDHSLGYHLRTFRDVGPAT, from the coding sequence GTGGACGAGCTGCAACTGACCTTCCGTGACGCCATGGCGCGCGTGCCCGCGCCCGTGACGGTGATCACGACGATGGTGGACGGGGTACCGATCGGCACGACCGTGTCGGCGTTCGCGTCGCTCTCCATCGCGCCGCCCATGGCGTTCCTGGCGCTCGACAACAGGGGCGGCATGATCGGCCGCGTGCGCGACGCCGGTCGGATCGGCATCAACATCCTCGCGGCCGGGCAGGAGGAGATCGCGATCCGCTTCGCCCGCCGGGACCTTCCCGACCGCTTCGCCGGGCTGGCCTGGCACGACGACCACGGCCTCCCGCGGATCGACGGCGCCGTGGCGTGGCTGCGCTGCGAGCAACTCCAGCTACTCCCGGGCGGGGACCACACCGTCATCCTCGCCCACGTCGACGACGCCGCCACGGCCGGCGACCACTCCCTCGGCTACCACCTGCGCACCTTCCGCGACGTCGGGCCAGCCACCTGA
- a CDS encoding uracil-xanthine permease family protein, which translates to MWKLHNNGVLLPDAVVTPTERLTWGRTVGLGAQHVVAMFGATFVFPLLMGLNPQLAVMMSGVATLLFLFVVKHRVPSYLGSSASFVGVATAVYTAGGNPATLTGALFVVGLLLFMAGLIIHFAGARVIHRALPPVVTGAVVMLIGFNLAPVVASEYWPVDPWLAFLVMLIVVGLSIGLRGFWGRIAIFLSLVVGYVLSWAADVVMGPLQTADGARPRVDWSNVAAADWIGFPPLTDLANWTYGATDNVVGFHLPQFSLGAIIVAMPVVIALIAENTGHVKAVAEMTKDDLDPLMGRAIAADGAGSMVATLVGAGPTTTYAENIGVMAASRVYSTAAYVVAAVVAILFGFSPKFGAVISATPSAVLGGITVVLYGMIGLLGAKIWKENNVDFGNPLNLIPASAGIIIGIGNVSVPLGGDFELGGIALGTIVTIGVYHLARIIAPRTMREQADGASIIYDAPGIYTDEDATPRL; encoded by the coding sequence ATGTGGAAGTTGCACAACAACGGAGTTCTCTTGCCGGACGCGGTGGTGACACCGACAGAGCGGCTGACGTGGGGTCGGACCGTCGGTCTCGGTGCCCAGCACGTCGTGGCCATGTTCGGCGCGACGTTCGTGTTCCCGCTCCTGATGGGCCTCAACCCGCAGCTGGCAGTCATGATGTCGGGCGTTGCGACGCTGCTGTTCCTCTTCGTCGTCAAGCACCGGGTGCCGAGCTACCTCGGTTCGTCCGCGTCGTTCGTCGGCGTCGCGACTGCCGTCTACACCGCAGGCGGTAACCCTGCGACGCTGACCGGCGCGTTGTTCGTCGTCGGCCTGCTGCTGTTCATGGCCGGACTCATCATCCACTTCGCCGGGGCACGGGTCATCCATCGTGCGCTCCCACCGGTGGTGACGGGCGCCGTCGTCATGCTGATCGGTTTCAACCTCGCCCCGGTCGTGGCGAGCGAATACTGGCCGGTGGACCCGTGGCTAGCGTTCCTCGTCATGCTCATCGTCGTCGGCCTGTCGATCGGGCTGCGCGGCTTCTGGGGCCGCATCGCGATCTTCCTGTCCCTCGTCGTTGGCTACGTGCTCAGCTGGGCGGCCGACGTGGTGATGGGGCCGCTCCAGACCGCGGACGGGGCGCGCCCCCGCGTCGACTGGTCGAACGTCGCAGCCGCGGACTGGATCGGCTTCCCTCCCCTGACTGACCTCGCGAACTGGACCTACGGGGCCACCGACAACGTCGTCGGCTTCCACCTTCCCCAGTTCTCGCTAGGCGCCATCATCGTCGCGATGCCGGTGGTGATCGCGCTGATCGCTGAGAACACGGGCCACGTGAAGGCCGTCGCCGAGATGACGAAGGACGATCTCGACCCGCTCATGGGGCGCGCCATCGCGGCCGACGGCGCCGGGTCCATGGTGGCGACGCTCGTCGGCGCCGGGCCCACCACCACCTACGCCGAGAACATCGGCGTCATGGCTGCTTCTCGCGTCTACTCCACCGCCGCCTACGTCGTCGCCGCCGTCGTCGCCATCCTGTTCGGCTTCTCCCCCAAGTTCGGCGCGGTCATCTCCGCCACCCCGTCGGCGGTCCTCGGCGGCATCACGGTGGTCCTCTACGGCATGATCGGCCTGCTCGGCGCGAAGATCTGGAAAGAGAACAACGTCGACTTCGGCAACCCGCTCAACCTCATCCCCGCCTCCGCCGGCATCATCATCGGCATCGGCAACGTGTCCGTGCCGCTGGGCGGCGACTTCGAACTGGGCGGTATCGCTCTCGGGACGATCGTGACGATCGGCGTCTACCACCTGGCGCGCATCATCGCACCGAGGACCATGCGGGAGCAGGCCGACGGCGCCTCGATCATCTACGACGCGCCGGGCATCTACACGGACGAGGACGCCACACCCCGGCTCTGA
- a CDS encoding ABC transporter permease, which yields MRRSRTTAVILVAFVALSAMLASAAGTLMITANGATASLMRQARTPHLLQMHAGQVDHDRLRDFAENNPHVEQWIAAPMLNVDGAAIRVTGDDGTDTNLAAGLQDNSFVTQNTKFDFLLDTDGQVIDPEPGTVWLPLFYQQSLDLGVNQTVTVSGPGEPITLRVAGFLRDSQMNASYASSKRLLVSQPDFDALALALGEAGSIEYLIEFRLDNPADVSSFDTQYREAGLEANGPTITWTLFALINSLSSGITAAVVATVTLLLVAIAFLCVRFTLMTTIEQDYREIGVLKALGVRHRDLSRMYSRRYLVMAAAGAGIGFLASLGLSRVLLRDIELYMGPAGRTVQSLLTSLVLSAVIVLVIALAVRRTLRRLAKVSPVQAIRTGSASQKPVRRAPRWLSIGAGRFNTNDLLGLGDVLRRPGLYVLPLVIYTLAAFILVVPQNLHTTVTRPDFITYMGAGVSDMRIDVPQSAGLDRVREVDQQLAIDPQVSRHTLLTTASYTSTGADGGRVTVKVESGDLAAFPVTYLSGRAPESDADLGLSALQAAALGASLGSQVTLTPVRAANGAPQQVVLTVTGIYQDLTNGGQTAKMLRAHTSADVMWNILFADFIEGTDQTATIAAYTQAHPDVKVSSVSVYVNATLGGTISALQGVAAVSFVVGVLVAVLITALFMRMLMVRDGFSIAAMKALGFRNSDVHRQYVVRSLAVLVVGIVLGVVLANTLGGTLAGLMLSSIGLSQLHLVANPWLAYLASPLALVAAVVIATLVSTRPSDKYSISQTIKE from the coding sequence ATGCGTCGCAGTCGGACGACGGCGGTGATCCTGGTCGCTTTCGTGGCTCTCTCGGCCATGCTCGCCAGCGCCGCCGGCACGCTGATGATCACCGCCAATGGCGCCACCGCCTCATTGATGCGACAGGCCCGCACCCCACACCTGCTCCAGATGCATGCCGGTCAGGTCGACCATGATCGACTTCGCGACTTCGCCGAGAACAACCCGCATGTCGAGCAGTGGATCGCTGCTCCGATGCTGAACGTGGACGGGGCAGCGATCCGGGTCACCGGCGACGACGGCACCGACACGAACCTCGCCGCCGGACTGCAGGACAACAGCTTCGTCACCCAGAACACGAAGTTTGACTTCCTGCTCGACACCGACGGGCAGGTCATCGATCCGGAGCCGGGCACCGTCTGGCTGCCGCTGTTCTACCAGCAGTCACTTGACCTCGGCGTCAACCAGACGGTCACCGTCTCGGGCCCCGGGGAGCCGATCACGCTGCGGGTGGCCGGCTTCCTGCGCGACTCCCAGATGAACGCCAGCTATGCCTCGTCCAAGCGACTGCTGGTTTCCCAGCCCGACTTCGATGCCCTGGCGCTGGCCCTCGGTGAGGCGGGCTCCATCGAGTACCTGATTGAGTTCCGCCTCGACAACCCTGCCGATGTCTCCAGCTTCGACACCCAGTACCGGGAGGCCGGCCTGGAGGCGAACGGTCCGACCATTACCTGGACGCTGTTCGCGCTGATCAACTCGTTGTCCTCGGGGATCACCGCCGCGGTCGTGGCCACGGTGACGCTGCTGCTGGTGGCGATCGCCTTCCTGTGCGTCCGCTTCACCCTGATGACCACCATCGAGCAGGACTATCGCGAGATCGGCGTGCTCAAGGCCCTCGGGGTGCGCCACCGCGACCTGTCGCGGATGTACTCACGGCGCTACCTGGTGATGGCGGCGGCCGGCGCCGGCATCGGGTTCCTTGCCTCGTTGGGGCTCAGCCGGGTGCTGCTGCGAGACATCGAGTTGTACATGGGCCCAGCCGGCCGGACGGTCCAGTCCCTGCTGACCAGTCTGGTGCTCAGCGCGGTCATCGTGCTCGTCATCGCCCTGGCCGTGCGACGCACCTTGCGCCGTTTGGCCAAGGTCTCGCCAGTGCAGGCGATCCGTACCGGATCGGCGAGCCAGAAGCCTGTGCGCCGGGCGCCACGCTGGCTCTCGATCGGCGCGGGCCGATTCAACACCAATGACCTGCTCGGGCTCGGCGACGTGCTGCGTCGTCCGGGGTTGTACGTGCTGCCGCTGGTGATCTACACCCTGGCCGCCTTCATCCTGGTGGTGCCACAGAACCTGCACACGACGGTCACCCGGCCCGACTTCATCACCTACATGGGCGCCGGGGTCAGCGACATGCGCATCGACGTCCCGCAGTCGGCCGGCCTCGATCGGGTGCGCGAGGTCGACCAGCAACTGGCCATTGACCCACAGGTGAGCAGACACACGCTCCTCACCACCGCCTCGTACACCTCCACCGGCGCCGATGGTGGCCGGGTCACCGTCAAGGTCGAGTCGGGTGACCTGGCCGCATTCCCGGTCACCTACCTGTCCGGACGAGCACCCGAAAGCGATGCCGACCTGGGCCTGTCGGCACTCCAAGCCGCGGCGCTGGGCGCGAGCCTTGGCAGCCAGGTCACCCTGACCCCGGTGCGAGCAGCCAACGGGGCTCCCCAGCAAGTGGTGCTGACGGTGACCGGCATCTACCAGGACCTCACCAACGGCGGCCAGACCGCCAAGATGCTGCGCGCCCACACCAGCGCCGACGTGATGTGGAACATCCTGTTCGCCGACTTCATCGAGGGCACCGACCAGACTGCGACCATCGCCGCCTACACCCAAGCCCATCCCGACGTGAAGGTCAGTTCGGTCAGCGTCTACGTCAACGCCACCCTGGGCGGCACCATCTCGGCGCTGCAGGGGGTGGCAGCGGTCTCCTTCGTCGTCGGCGTGCTGGTGGCGGTGCTGATCACCGCCCTGTTCATGCGGATGCTGATGGTGCGCGACGGGTTCTCCATCGCGGCCATGAAGGCCCTCGGCTTTCGCAACAGCGACGTGCATCGCCAGTACGTGGTGCGATCACTGGCCGTCCTGGTGGTCGGCATCGTCCTGGGCGTGGTCCTGGCCAACACCTTGGGTGGGACGCTGGCGGGCCTGATGCTGTCCAGCATCGGCCTGTCGCAACTGCACCTGGTCGCCAACCCGTGGTTGGCCTACCTCGCCTCACCGCTGGCGCTGGTGGCTGCCGTGGTCATCGCGACCCTGGTCAGCACCCGGCCCAGTGACAAGTACTCCATCTCGCAGACGATCAAGGAATGA